A stretch of the Aegilops tauschii subsp. strangulata cultivar AL8/78 chromosome 4, Aet v6.0, whole genome shotgun sequence genome encodes the following:
- the LOC109751474 gene encoding strigolactones hydrolase CXE15 gives MSSSSPTDTAAPYVVDDFGSALQVLSDGTVVRSPPPPLQPPDVNDGRVQWKDAVYDAGRGLGLRMYRPHRRDVADDGEDGKHPVLVYFHGGGFCVGSYSLPKDYAVCLRLAAELPAVVLSFDYRLAPEHRLPAAHEDAAAALLWLRDQLTSGSDDSWLAGSADSRRVFVSGVSAGGSLAHHMAVRFGTSGLEPAASIAGYILLMPGLFSAEPTQSELDTPDTAWLTREMFDRFFRLGMPAGASRDNPLVNPFGPGSPSLEPTCVGRMLVVAAERDLFRDRNVEYAERMKAMGKDVELVVFAGQEHGFFGADPASGADGELVRVISRFVERDGDGPA, from the coding sequence ATGTCGTCCTCGTCTCCTACGGACACGGCGGCGCCGTACGTTGTCGATGACTTCGGGAGCGCACTTCAGGTGCTCAGCGACGGCACCGTCGTCCGCTCCCCGCCGCCACCACTCCAACCACCTGACGTGAACGACGGCCGCGTCCAGTGGAAGGACGCCGTGTACGACGCCGGCCGCGGCCTCGGGCTGCGCATGTACAGGCCGCACCGGCGTGACGTGGCCGACGACGGAGAGGATGGGAAGCACCCCGTGCTTGTGTACTTTCACGGCGGTGGCTTCTGCGTCGGCTCCTACTCCTTGCCTAAGGACTACGCCGTCTGCCTCCGGCTGGCCGCCGAGCTTCCCGCCGTCGTGCTCTCCTTCGACTACCGCCTCGCGCCAGAGCACCGCCTCCCCGCCGCTCACGAGGACGCCGCCGCGGCCCTCCTATGGCTCCGCGACCAGCTCACCTCCGGCTCCGACGACTCGTGGCTCGCCGGCTCGGCCGACTCCCGCCGGGTGTTCGTCTCGGGCGTGTCCGCTGGCGGCAGCCTGGCGCACCACATGGCCGTCCGGTTCGGCACGTCGGGGCTCGAGCCGGCCGCGAGCATCGCGGGGTACATCCTCCTCATGCCGGGCTTGTTCTCGGCTGAGCCAACGCAGTCAGAATTGGACACGCCGGACACCGCATGGCTGACGCGGGAGATGTTCGACCGGTTCTTCCGGCTCGGGATGCCCGCCGGAGCGAGCAGGGACAACCCGCTGGTGAACCCGTTTGGGCCGGGCAGCCCGAGCTTGGAGCCAACGTGCGTGGGCCGCATGCTCGTCGTGGCCGCGGAGCGCGACCTCTTCAGGGACAGGAACGTGGAGTACGCCGAGCGGATGAAGGCCATGGGGAAGGACGTGGAGCTCGTCGTGTTCGCCGGCCAGGAGCACGGGTTTTTCGGCGCGGATCCTGCTTCGGGGGCCGACGGGGAGCTGGTGCGAGTCATCAGCCGTTTCGTTGAGCGGGATGGAGACGGTCCGGCTTGA